A portion of the Candidatus Nitrosocosmicus arcticus genome contains these proteins:
- a CDS encoding DJ-1/PfpI family protein, translating into MKNKGGVIMHLDMLSTTEKKNSSVKTVGILIFNDVEVLDVAGPFEVFSMTRLDEDKRYETTSPFRVVLLSEKKTPVIAIGGLKLIPDFTFDDCPDLDLFVIPGGWGTRREVNNSVLIQEISKLSAKSNLTASVCTGSSLIGRAGLLDGKKATTHWRAYNFLRESAPKAQIQKNVVFTIEGPIFTSAGVASGIRLSLYLVSHFFGTHVGKETARFLEFPYPV; encoded by the coding sequence GTGAAAAATAAAGGTGGCGTTATTATGCATTTAGATATGTTATCTACAACGGAAAAAAAAAATTCTAGTGTGAAGACTGTAGGAATTTTGATATTTAACGACGTAGAAGTTCTGGATGTTGCCGGTCCATTCGAAGTTTTTTCTATGACACGGCTTGATGAAGACAAAAGATATGAAACCACATCGCCATTTCGAGTTGTACTATTGTCTGAAAAAAAAACACCTGTTATCGCAATCGGAGGATTAAAACTAATTCCGGATTTTACTTTTGATGATTGTCCAGATTTGGATTTATTTGTTATACCTGGGGGGTGGGGTACACGTAGAGAGGTAAATAATTCTGTACTGATCCAAGAGATATCAAAACTATCTGCAAAATCCAATTTAACCGCATCAGTATGTACGGGTTCGAGTCTAATTGGAAGGGCGGGACTTTTGGATGGAAAAAAAGCTACCACTCATTGGAGAGCATACAATTTTCTACGCGAATCTGCACCCAAAGCACAGATACAAAAAAATGTGGTTTTTACAATCGAGGGACCTATATTTACTTCTGCAGGGGTTGCTTCAGGCATAAGGTTATCTTTATACCTTGTAAGTCATTTTTTTGGGACACATGTTGGCAAAGAGACCGCACGATTCCTTGAATTTCCTTATCCAGTGTAG
- the ahr gene encoding NADPH-dependent aldehyde reductase Ahr, which yields MKVQAFAATKPGSKLKPFEYELGPLKPDEVDIDIEYCGICHSDLHMLKNEWGITKYPFVPGHEIIGKISAVGKMVTHLKTGQRVGVGWRSRSCQTCEQCLSGYHNRCFTGEDVIVSRHGGFGNKVRCQALWAFPLPDKLDIKTAGPLFCGGITVFSPIIQNGIKATDHVGVVGIGGLGHMALLFLKAWGCEVTAFSTNPKKEKEVRKFGAHHFINSNNLDNLSSLTNKFNLIIVTANVEIDWDAYINTLAPGGRLHIVGAVPQVRATMSPLISHERSIGGSPTGGPAVILSMLGFCTRHQIGPLVEEYPLSKVNEALEHLEAGKARYRIILRNDLT from the coding sequence ATGAAAGTCCAGGCCTTTGCGGCAACCAAACCGGGATCAAAATTGAAACCTTTTGAATATGAACTAGGACCACTCAAACCTGATGAAGTCGACATAGATATCGAATATTGTGGCATATGTCATAGCGATCTACACATGCTCAAGAATGAATGGGGAATCACAAAATATCCATTTGTCCCAGGACATGAGATCATAGGAAAAATTTCAGCCGTTGGAAAAATGGTAACTCATTTAAAAACAGGTCAACGAGTTGGAGTGGGATGGAGATCTCGTTCATGTCAAACATGTGAACAATGTTTGAGTGGCTATCATAACCGATGTTTCACTGGAGAGGATGTAATTGTAAGTAGACATGGCGGATTTGGAAACAAGGTCCGTTGTCAAGCCTTATGGGCTTTTCCACTCCCAGATAAACTAGACATTAAAACAGCAGGGCCACTCTTTTGTGGTGGTATTACAGTATTTAGCCCCATCATTCAAAATGGGATCAAGGCTACAGATCACGTAGGAGTGGTAGGGATAGGAGGGCTTGGCCATATGGCTCTTCTTTTTCTCAAAGCATGGGGTTGTGAAGTTACAGCTTTCTCTACCAATCCTAAAAAAGAGAAAGAGGTCCGGAAATTTGGTGCACATCATTTCATAAATTCCAATAATTTGGATAATCTGAGTTCATTGACAAATAAATTTAATCTGATCATTGTAACGGCAAATGTTGAGATAGATTGGGACGCCTATATCAATACTCTAGCCCCAGGAGGAAGATTACATATTGTTGGTGCGGTTCCACAGGTTAGGGCCACTATGTCTCCATTGATTTCTCATGAAAGATCAATAGGAGGCTCCCCTACAGGAGGTCCTGCGGTTATCTTGAGTATGCTCGGTTTTTGTACGCGACATCAGATCGGGCCACTTGTTGAGGAATATCCATTGTCCAAAGTCAATGAAGCCCTTGAACATCTAGAAGCAGGAAAAGCAAGATATCGTATTATATTAAGAAATGATCTGACTTAA